The Solea senegalensis isolate Sse05_10M unplaced genomic scaffold, IFAPA_SoseM_1 scf7180000015589, whole genome shotgun sequence genome has a window encoding:
- the LOC122762359 gene encoding NLR family CARD domain-containing protein 3-like translates to MSYYYCYKNIYSITSQAAVPQLHTVFKTRGQNQRQRAESPGPSGLSVKSDWSMDKPLHFSHEPGASETKHKFAVSVDEQTSCCQDVLKDPVTTSCGHQFCRRCISSYLDQSGPPGDSCCPQCGKRPRTGRGPQSIREVSCLSADVGLQKVLDEHKIILRSRFEHVTEGTKGTGSRTLLNRIFTELYITEGQSEEVNTQHEVMQLETTSKKKMVQDTPIKCCDIFKALPDQQGRIRVVLTNGVAGVGKTFSVQKFTLDWAEGLENQDVNLLIVLSFRELNLIRDQQHSLLTLLHVFYPTLEKVRAEELAVCKPLFIFDGLDESRPSLDFSSRTLVSDVTHRSSVNVLLINLIQGNLLPSALVWITSRPAAANQIPPTCVARVTEVRGFTDDQKDEYFRKRSRTEDLSSRIISHIKMSRSLHIMCQVPVFCWISATVLEHMLTTAQRGELPKTLTDLYSHFLLVQTKRKKNKYDKGHEMSPRELMEADRDFLLKLGRLAFEHLHKGDIMFYQEDLERCGLSVTEASVYSGVCTEIFRRESVIFQKSVYCFVHLSVQEFLAAVYMFHCFTNRKKKVLKNFFRQEVDGDDDEDDDDGGYTSLDVFLKGAMEKSLQCENGHLDLFVRFLHGLCLESNHRHLGGLLGQTQNSPEIIQRVIENLKKMNTKNISPDRSINIFHCLTEMNDQSVHQEIQEFMKSENRGQKLSEIHCSALAYMLQMSEEVLDELDLEKYNTSDQGRQRLIPAVRNCRKARLREYTLTEISCSSLASALKSNPSHLRDLDLSLNYMQDSGVKLLCSGLESPHCRLETLGLLGCSLTEISCSSLVSALKSNPSHLRDLYLSDNELQDSAVKPLRDLQKSPDYRLETLL, encoded by the exons taaaacaag aggtcagaaccagagacagagagcagagtctccaggacccagcggtctgtctgtgaagagtgactgGTCTATGGACAAACCTTTAcacttcagtcatgaacctggagcctcagagacaaa acacaagtttgctgtttctgtggacgaGCAGACGTCCTGCtgtcaggacgtcctgaaggATCCAGTCACCACTAGCTGCGGTCACCAGTTCTGCAGACGCTGCATCTCCTCATACTTGGACCAGTCTGGTCCACcaggagactcctgctgtccccagtgtgggaaAAGACCCAGGACAGGACGTGGACCACAGAGCATCCGTGAG gtctcttgtctttcagcagatgttggtctgcagaaggttctagatgaacataagatcattctgaggagcagatttgaacatgtgactgaaggaactaaaggaacaggaagtagaaccctccttaacaggatcttcactgagctctacatcacagagggacagagtgaagaggtcaatactcaacatgaggtgatgcagctggagacgacctccaagaagaagatggtccaggacactcccatcaagtgctgcgacatctttaaagccttacctgaccagcaggggagAATCAGAGTCGTCCTGACCAACGGTgtcgctggtgttggaaaaaccttctcggtgcagaagttcactctggactgggccgagggtttggaaaaccaggatgtgaatctgctgattgtcctctcgttcagggagctgaacctgatcagagatcagcagcacagtcttctcacgttgctccatgttttctatccaacattagagaaggtcagagcagaggagctcgctgtctgtaaacctttgttcatctttgacggcctggatgaaagcagaccctcactggacttcagcagcaggacgctggtttctgacgtcacacacaggtcatcagtcaacgTGCTGCTGATCAACCTCATCCAGGGGAATCTGCTTCCCTCGGCTCTCGTCTGGATAACTTCTCGACCTGCGgcggccaatcagatccctcctacatgtgttgccagggtaacagaagtacgaggcttcactgacgaccagaaggacgaatacttcaggaagagatccAGAACTGAAGATCTTTCCAGCagaatcatctcacacatcaagatgtccaggagcctccacatcatgtgtcaagtcccagtcttctgctggatcagtgctacagttctggagcacatgttgaccacagcgcagagaggagagctgcccaagaccctgacagacctgtactcacacttcctgctggttcaaaccaagaggaagaagaacaagtacgATAAAGGACATGAGATGAGTCCACGGGAGCTGATGGAGGCAGACAGGGACTTTCTTCTGAAGCTGGGGAGGCTGGCCTTTGAACATCTGCACAAaggagacatcatgttctaccaagaagacctggagcgGTGTGGTCTTAGTGTGACAGAAGCCTCGGTGtactcaggagtttgtacagagatcttcagaagagagagtgtgatcttccagaaatcagtctactgctttgttcatctAAGCGTccaggagtttctggctgcagtctacatgttccactgtttcaccaacaggaagaaaaaggtcctgaagaACTTCTTCAGACAAGAagttgatggtgatgatgatgaagatgatgatgatggtggttacacttctctggatgtgttcctgaAAGGAGCCATGGAGAAATCCCTTCAATGTGAAAATGGTCACCTGGACCTGTTTGTTCGCTTccttcatggactctgtctggaGTCCAACCACAGACACTTAGGaggtctgctgggtcagactcagaacagtccagaaatcatccagagggtcattgagaacctgaagaagatgaacacaaagaacatctcacctgacagaagcatcaacatcttccactgtctgacagagatgaacgaccaatcagtgcatcaggagatccaagagttcatgaagtcagagaacagaggacagaaactctctgagatccactgctcagctctggcctacatgctgcagatgtctgaggaggttctggatgagttggaccTGGAAAAGTACAACACATCAGACCAGGGGAGACAGAGACtgattccagctgtgaggaactgcaggaaggctcg gttgagggaATACactttgacagagatcagctgttcttctctggcctcagcgctgaagtccaacccctcacacctgagagacctggactTGAGTCTGAACTAtatgcaggattcaggagtgaagctgctgtgttctggactggagagtccacattgtagactggagactctggg gttgttgggctgcagtttgacagagatcagctgttcttctctggtctcagctctgaagtccaacccctcacacctgagagacctgtaCCTGAGTGATAACgagctgcaggattcagcagtgaagcctctgcgtgatcttcagaagagtccagactacagactggagactctgttGTGA